A window of Brachybacterium fresconis contains these coding sequences:
- a CDS encoding ABC transporter ATP-binding protein produces MADERRQGTVLKDAVQLLRGTRGNLTAAVIVSLLGAAASLGLPLIVNRIVADAGSDGLGETASTYAFLACGLLLAAGLLGALQQYLLHRLGENVVFNARRRLIRALLRLPMHEFDQRRTGDLVSRVSSDTTAVRFALSQGILAGVGGVATMVGAIVALALLDLVLFAVTVGISLAFVLITIVMAIAVRRASTSLQATVGRMTAAVDRAVTGIRTIRAGNMTRREEEVVIGTAREARDAGIRVARITSALEPMSMLALQVAVLAVIGVGGYRVASGDLSVADMVSFLMYVFLLVAPLGQIFSAIGTLGTALGALDRIREIQAIPGESPGDSDRAGQGAARGPISVRFDNVDFNYNAPGKSHTAGALHAVSFEALPGQSLALVGPSGAGKSTILSLLVRFYEPSSGSVVLDGRDISQLSPERARERVAYVEQDAPVLPGTIRDNLKLISPDASDDACWDVLDALELRELVEAHRDGLDTLVGEHGVTLSGGERQRLAIGRALLAQPRLLLLDETTANLDARTETVVRGAIRQLSSECTSVTVAHRLATVMDADRILVIDGGSVVASGVHAELVETSPLYRELARSQLLVT; encoded by the coding sequence ATGGCAGACGAGCGACGACAGGGGACAGTCCTCAAGGATGCGGTGCAGCTGCTTCGCGGGACGCGGGGGAACCTCACCGCGGCCGTGATCGTGAGCCTGCTGGGGGCCGCGGCATCGCTGGGCCTGCCGCTTATCGTCAACCGGATCGTCGCCGATGCCGGATCTGATGGCCTCGGCGAGACGGCATCGACGTACGCCTTCTTGGCGTGCGGGCTGCTGCTGGCCGCCGGTCTATTGGGGGCATTGCAGCAGTATCTGCTCCACCGCCTCGGAGAGAACGTGGTGTTCAATGCCCGGCGCAGGCTCATCCGTGCGTTGCTGCGTTTGCCGATGCACGAGTTCGATCAGCGCCGAACCGGAGATCTTGTTTCGCGAGTCTCCAGTGATACCACCGCCGTGCGTTTCGCCCTGTCTCAAGGAATTCTCGCTGGCGTCGGCGGCGTCGCGACGATGGTCGGGGCCATTGTGGCGCTGGCCCTGCTCGACTTGGTTCTATTCGCTGTCACCGTCGGAATCTCCTTGGCTTTCGTGCTGATCACGATAGTGATGGCTATCGCTGTACGTCGGGCGAGCACCTCGCTCCAAGCGACTGTCGGTCGGATGACCGCGGCTGTCGATCGGGCCGTTACGGGAATTCGGACCATCCGTGCAGGCAATATGACCCGGCGCGAGGAGGAAGTCGTCATCGGCACGGCCCGTGAGGCGCGCGATGCCGGCATCCGGGTGGCTCGGATCACCTCTGCCCTGGAGCCGATGTCGATGCTGGCTCTCCAGGTAGCTGTGCTGGCCGTGATCGGGGTCGGTGGGTACAGGGTCGCCAGTGGGGATCTGTCCGTCGCCGACATGGTGTCGTTCCTGATGTATGTGTTCCTGCTCGTGGCTCCTCTCGGTCAGATATTCTCGGCGATCGGCACGCTGGGAACGGCTTTGGGGGCTCTGGACCGGATCAGGGAGATCCAGGCGATACCAGGTGAGTCACCGGGCGATTCGGATCGCGCAGGCCAAGGTGCCGCTCGGGGGCCGATCAGCGTCCGTTTCGACAATGTCGATTTCAACTACAACGCGCCGGGCAAGTCACACACTGCAGGCGCACTGCATGCAGTCTCGTTCGAAGCCCTGCCCGGACAGAGTCTTGCCCTCGTTGGACCATCCGGCGCTGGCAAGTCGACAATTCTCAGCCTTCTCGTGCGGTTCTACGAGCCATCCTCGGGCAGCGTGGTCCTCGATGGCCGCGACATCTCTCAGTTGTCGCCGGAACGTGCCCGAGAGCGCGTGGCCTACGTCGAGCAGGATGCGCCCGTTCTCCCTGGGACGATTCGGGACAACCTGAAGCTCATCTCCCCCGATGCCTCAGACGACGCATGCTGGGATGTTCTCGACGCCCTCGAGCTTCGCGAGCTCGTCGAAGCTCATCGGGACGGCCTGGACACCCTGGTCGGTGAGCACGGGGTGACGCTGTCGGGTGGAGAGAGGCAGCGCCTGGCCATCGGCAGAGCCCTTCTTGCCCAGCCGCGACTCCTGCTCCTGGACGAGACGACTGCCAATCTCGATGCCAGGACCGAGACCGTCGTGCGCGGAGCAATCCGCCAGCTCTCGTCCGAGTGCACGTCGGTCACGGTTGCCCACAGGCTGGCCACGGTGATGGACGCCGACAGGATCCTGGTCATCGACGGAGGTTCCGTTGTCGCCTCGGGCGTCCATGCCGAGCTCGTGGAGACCAGCCCGCTCTACCGGGAGCTGGCTCGGAGCCAGCTGCTGGTGACGTGA
- a CDS encoding ABC transporter permease: MRTLRSELSKLASLPFVWIAFAAGFIVPVGISVLTSLTSTPGENTGFSELAIGVVGAIVLGVAAIGSEYTTEGEESASGRQITTTLTATTSRTRLLIAKIVAVVIATAFMAVLAIAAVFATVSLLVEDGAAPPLDADTLGRMGGALVYWVLMALLGFGLTVLTRNGIIPMAVLVANSSAVTVTYLLAQSIPAANYLPDLAGMRMFTTVETGVHMAPLTGGFVMAAWVVALLVTATAVFSRRDV; this comes from the coding sequence ATGAGGACCCTGCGTTCGGAACTGTCGAAGCTCGCGAGCCTCCCGTTCGTCTGGATCGCCTTCGCGGCCGGCTTCATCGTGCCTGTGGGCATCTCCGTCCTGACCAGCCTGACCTCGACGCCGGGGGAGAACACCGGCTTCTCGGAGCTGGCCATCGGAGTCGTCGGTGCCATCGTCCTGGGTGTGGCCGCCATCGGCAGCGAGTACACCACCGAGGGGGAGGAGTCGGCCAGCGGACGCCAGATCACCACGACCCTGACGGCGACCACCTCACGCACCCGGCTCCTGATCGCCAAGATCGTCGCCGTCGTGATCGCCACCGCATTCATGGCCGTGCTCGCCATCGCCGCCGTCTTCGCGACGGTCAGTCTGCTCGTCGAGGACGGTGCCGCGCCGCCGCTCGACGCCGACACGCTCGGTCGGATGGGCGGGGCCCTCGTGTACTGGGTGCTGATGGCGCTGCTGGGCTTCGGCCTGACCGTGCTCACCCGCAACGGCATCATCCCGATGGCGGTCCTCGTCGCGAACTCCTCGGCCGTGACTGTGACCTACCTGCTGGCCCAGTCCATCCCCGCCGCGAACTACCTTCCGGATCTTGCCGGGATGCGGATGTTCACCACCGTCGAGACCGGCGTGCACATGGCACCGCTGACCGGCGGGTTCGTCATGGCCGCCTGGGTGGTCGCACTGCTCGTCACCGCCACCGCCGTCTTCTCCAGAAGGGACGTCTGA
- a CDS encoding AvrD family protein: protein MHSDADTQPRDLEELLGPADERFFGAGYRGVAHELLGVPQEDDEGRISQAARIRYPRDWSVDPGGASRQPHLSTIDAVVLPLMALSSADPTTTGARIAQIELRAGAEPWTDLSDVPVRFERDAGLLNCDGVGHSLVHATTGNIRSKISILRGSVPDAGRSHIVTAGDVYSGLYQKTAARSTLVDYSPEEGRIAAEHTFTSRSIEPAGAVGVEGAFWPALTVVDYLVTMGQLAQALIQLRHGNGRTGLLWMRKVTIRVASTPEPLPTDMKSVMTISRDHGIELRGMRFRNITVQARTSTNVGVTAHLAKEEPV from the coding sequence ATGCACAGCGACGCCGATACGCAGCCGAGAGACCTAGAGGAGCTCCTCGGCCCGGCCGACGAACGATTCTTCGGTGCCGGGTACCGCGGGGTCGCTCACGAGTTGCTCGGCGTGCCCCAGGAAGACGACGAAGGTCGCATTTCGCAGGCTGCTCGGATCCGTTATCCCAGGGACTGGTCAGTCGACCCCGGTGGAGCCAGCCGGCAGCCCCACCTCAGCACGATCGACGCAGTCGTCCTCCCTCTGATGGCACTCTCGAGCGCAGATCCGACGACGACAGGAGCTCGGATCGCACAGATCGAGCTGAGGGCCGGAGCCGAACCGTGGACCGACCTCTCCGATGTCCCCGTTCGCTTCGAGCGCGACGCTGGGCTCCTCAACTGCGACGGGGTCGGGCACAGCCTCGTGCATGCGACCACCGGCAACATCCGCTCGAAGATCTCGATTCTTCGAGGCTCTGTGCCGGATGCCGGCCGGTCGCACATCGTCACCGCTGGTGACGTGTACAGCGGCCTCTACCAGAAGACAGCCGCACGCTCGACCCTGGTGGACTACAGCCCTGAGGAAGGCCGGATAGCTGCGGAGCACACCTTCACATCGAGATCCATAGAGCCAGCCGGGGCCGTCGGTGTCGAAGGCGCGTTCTGGCCGGCGCTGACGGTCGTCGACTACCTCGTGACCATGGGGCAACTCGCTCAGGCCCTCATCCAGCTGCGCCACGGCAACGGTCGCACCGGGCTCCTGTGGATGAGGAAAGTGACGATCCGGGTCGCAAGCACCCCAGAGCCACTCCCAACCGACATGAAGAGCGTGATGACCATCAGCCGCGACCACGGCATCGAACTGCGCGGCATGCGCTTCAGGAACATCACGGTCCAGGCGCGCACCTCGACGAACGTCGGCGTCACAGCCCACCTCGCGAAGGAGGAACCGGTATGA
- a CDS encoding response regulator transcription factor: MSAAEEEEEIRVLLVDDEPLLRRSLGIAIDHEPGLRVVGDAGNGAEGVARTRELRPDIVLMDIRMPELNGIDATRHITASPELSSTRVIVLTMFEMDEYVYGALAAGASAFLLKDAFPGQLTDAIRRVHTGESLFAPQIMRRLIDNFVERPRARTAKSRPAGLTDREEEVLVLIARGLSNTEIASELTVTMHTVKAHIGALRSKLHARDRAQLVIAAYSHGLVDAHAGG; this comes from the coding sequence GTGAGCGCGGCGGAGGAGGAAGAAGAGATCCGCGTGCTGCTCGTCGACGACGAGCCGCTGCTGCGGCGCAGCCTCGGCATCGCGATCGACCACGAGCCGGGCCTGCGCGTCGTCGGCGATGCCGGCAATGGAGCAGAGGGCGTGGCAAGGACGCGCGAGCTGCGCCCGGACATCGTGCTCATGGACATCCGGATGCCCGAGCTCAACGGGATCGACGCGACCAGGCACATCACCGCCAGCCCCGAGCTGAGCAGCACCCGTGTGATCGTGCTGACCATGTTCGAGATGGACGAGTACGTCTACGGCGCTCTCGCCGCGGGTGCCAGCGCGTTCCTGCTCAAGGACGCCTTCCCCGGCCAGCTGACCGACGCGATCCGGCGAGTCCACACCGGAGAGTCCCTCTTCGCCCCGCAGATCATGCGTCGCCTCATCGACAACTTCGTCGAGCGGCCCAGGGCCAGGACGGCGAAGAGCCGGCCGGCGGGGCTGACGGATCGGGAAGAGGAGGTGTTGGTCCTGATCGCCCGGGGGCTGTCGAACACGGAAATTGCCAGCGAGCTGACCGTCACCATGCACACCGTCAAGGCCCATATCGGGGCCCTGCGGTCCAAACTCCACGCCCGCGACCGAGCGCAGCTCGTCATCGCCGCGTACTCGCACGGACTCGTCGACGCGCACGCCGGTGGCTAG
- a CDS encoding SDR family NAD(P)-dependent oxidoreductase, producing MTVEPKALVAVTGASGGIGQSICIALAREGYDVVGQYRSHPSDAEVTRKAVEAEGRRCSVIAADLEEPAGLRSVCDAVDQYLATHGDAVLHGLVNNAALLLGPGFESAGEEDFDRYMAVNVRAPFILSQQLSRRMRQGGSIVNISSAGTAFSSPGDIVYAMSKSALEALTFHAAEALGARKIRINTVVPGFTDNGHPLFSNPDARDHMSSYAALGDVADPAVVADAVIFLLSRRSTRTTGSILDVSGGSRLGYRGASTKLSLRGLS from the coding sequence ATGACGGTAGAGCCAAAAGCGCTCGTCGCCGTCACGGGGGCCAGCGGTGGCATCGGCCAGTCCATCTGCATCGCGCTTGCCCGCGAAGGCTACGACGTGGTCGGTCAGTATCGTTCCCACCCCTCGGACGCCGAGGTCACACGCAAGGCCGTCGAGGCCGAGGGCCGCCGGTGCTCGGTGATCGCCGCTGACCTCGAAGAGCCTGCCGGACTGCGGTCCGTCTGCGACGCCGTCGACCAGTACCTTGCGACCCACGGCGACGCGGTGCTGCACGGCCTCGTCAACAACGCAGCCCTGCTGCTGGGACCGGGCTTCGAGTCTGCCGGCGAAGAGGACTTCGACCGGTACATGGCGGTCAACGTTCGCGCACCGTTCATCCTGTCGCAACAACTCTCGCGCCGGATGCGCCAGGGAGGCAGCATCGTCAACATCTCCTCTGCCGGCACCGCGTTCTCGAGCCCCGGCGACATCGTCTATGCAATGAGCAAGTCCGCCCTCGAAGCACTGACGTTCCATGCCGCCGAAGCGCTCGGTGCACGGAAGATCAGGATCAACACCGTGGTCCCCGGCTTCACCGACAACGGTCATCCATTGTTCTCCAACCCGGACGCGCGAGACCACATGTCGAGCTACGCGGCACTCGGAGACGTCGCCGATCCTGCCGTGGTGGCGGACGCGGTGATATTTCTGCTGTCGCGCCGATCCACCCGGACCACGGGCTCGATCCTCGACGTCAGCGGCGGCAGCCGCCTCGGATATCGGGGCGCATCGACCAAGCTGTCCCTGCGTGGGCTTTCCTGA
- a CDS encoding ABC transporter ATP-binding protein, with protein sequence MLTFNELSKRRGAQDILTDISFQAKPGRVTGFLGPNGAGKSSTLRILLGLDSATSGTALVDGRDFRTLRDPLRKVGAVLDGSGAHRSRTGRAHLRWVARAAGIGNQRVEELLETVGISEAAGKRVSTYSLGMGRRLGLAAALLADPEALVLDEPVNGLDPEGIRWIRLFLRDQAKQGRTVLLSSHLMGELSETVDDVVIIRKGRIVANGTLEEITGGHPNLESAFFALTDEVSR encoded by the coding sequence ATGCTCACATTCAACGAACTATCGAAGCGCCGCGGCGCTCAGGACATTCTCACGGACATCTCTTTCCAGGCGAAGCCGGGACGTGTGACGGGGTTCCTGGGTCCCAACGGCGCAGGCAAGTCCTCGACCCTGCGGATCCTGCTCGGCCTCGACAGTGCGACGTCGGGCACCGCCCTGGTTGACGGCCGGGACTTCCGGACCCTGCGCGACCCGCTGCGCAAGGTGGGGGCGGTGCTCGACGGCTCCGGCGCGCACCGATCACGCACCGGTCGTGCCCATCTGCGGTGGGTCGCCCGTGCTGCGGGGATCGGCAATCAGCGGGTCGAGGAGCTCCTCGAGACAGTGGGAATCAGCGAGGCCGCCGGCAAGCGGGTGAGCACCTACTCCCTGGGCATGGGGCGCAGGCTGGGCCTGGCCGCTGCGTTGCTGGCGGACCCCGAGGCGCTCGTCCTCGACGAGCCGGTCAACGGCCTCGATCCCGAGGGCATCCGCTGGATCCGCCTGTTCCTGCGCGACCAGGCGAAGCAGGGCCGGACGGTGCTGCTGTCCTCGCACCTGATGGGCGAGCTGTCCGAGACCGTCGACGACGTCGTCATCATCCGCAAGGGTCGGATCGTCGCGAACGGGACACTGGAGGAGATTACCGGGGGGCACCCGAACCTCGAGTCGGCGTTCTTCGCTCTCACTGACGAGGTGAGCCGCTGA
- a CDS encoding sensor histidine kinase has product MLLLLLYPLTLGTWWAITVFGVLVAGVLAWAWWRTRQQRIHYEERLEAWARERAVMDERFKIARELHDLASHGLGVMTVRASTAKFADEQERLVAFDDIERIGRQATDQLRSMLNVLRTSDSDAPMRPLEGIPDLAGIVETARQAGVDVDAAIESTELEDLSPELQVTICAVVREALSNTVRHAGRTRARVAVSAQDDRVRVDVADDGPSPGWRPHPGTGHGLAGLRERVAVHDGMLTAAPAEDGFRLVAELPRGRAS; this is encoded by the coding sequence ATGCTGCTCCTGCTCCTCTATCCCCTGACCCTGGGCACCTGGTGGGCGATCACCGTCTTCGGCGTGCTGGTGGCCGGCGTCCTCGCCTGGGCATGGTGGCGGACCCGGCAGCAGCGGATCCACTACGAGGAACGGTTGGAGGCCTGGGCACGCGAACGCGCGGTGATGGATGAACGGTTCAAGATCGCCCGCGAGCTCCACGACCTCGCCTCACACGGACTCGGCGTGATGACCGTCCGGGCGTCGACGGCGAAGTTCGCCGATGAGCAGGAGCGGCTGGTGGCCTTCGACGACATCGAGCGCATCGGCCGGCAAGCAACCGATCAGCTGCGGAGCATGCTCAACGTCCTGCGGACCTCCGACTCGGATGCGCCGATGCGCCCGCTCGAGGGCATCCCAGACCTCGCGGGCATCGTCGAGACGGCCCGGCAGGCGGGAGTCGACGTCGATGCAGCGATCGAGAGCACGGAGCTCGAGGACCTCTCCCCCGAGCTGCAGGTGACCATCTGCGCGGTGGTGCGCGAGGCCCTGTCGAACACGGTCCGCCACGCCGGTCGCACGAGGGCCCGTGTAGCAGTCAGCGCGCAGGACGACCGTGTCAGGGTCGATGTCGCCGACGACGGACCCTCACCGGGCTGGCGGCCGCACCCGGGCACAGGACACGGACTGGCCGGCTTGCGGGAGCGAGTAGCCGTCCACGACGGCATGCTGACCGCCGCCCCGGCCGAGGACGGGTTCAGGCTCGTCGCCGAGCTGCCGAGAGGACGAGCCTCGTGA
- a CDS encoding lasso peptide biosynthesis B2 protein has product MTSGHTVHRHRVRAWTAICLARVMIQLSPDRLQSVLESICRSAPRAATIEEALYARDLVCALSRRCAGQGCLQRSVAVVLFCRSRGSAPNWRTGFSMNPFLAHAWVEVDDAPVGELAVVDDYTVVHRADVRL; this is encoded by the coding sequence ATGACCTCGGGTCACACGGTACATCGGCACCGCGTCCGCGCCTGGACTGCGATCTGCCTGGCCAGGGTGATGATCCAGCTTTCACCTGATCGCCTCCAGTCGGTTCTGGAGTCCATCTGCAGGTCTGCACCACGTGCAGCGACAATCGAAGAAGCACTCTATGCCCGGGACCTCGTTTGCGCACTCAGTCGTCGCTGTGCCGGCCAGGGCTGTCTGCAGAGGTCCGTCGCCGTCGTGCTGTTCTGTCGCTCACGTGGATCTGCCCCGAACTGGCGCACCGGGTTCTCAATGAATCCCTTTCTCGCCCACGCCTGGGTCGAGGTAGATGACGCGCCGGTGGGGGAGCTCGCCGTGGTCGACGACTACACGGTCGTGCACCGCGCCGATGTCCGCCTCTGA
- a CDS encoding lasso RiPP family leader peptide-containing protein — translation MATPIYVAPALEKIGGFREETNGYPWWDHRDLFGGRTFIG, via the coding sequence ATGGCTACTCCGATTTATGTCGCTCCGGCGCTCGAGAAGATCGGCGGCTTCCGCGAGGAGACGAACGGCTACCCCTGGTGGGACCACCGTGATCTCTTCGGCGGCCGTACGTTCATCGGCTGA
- a CDS encoding PqqD family protein, whose translation MNIQLKRGVVLREADGQSVLTGAGRRAAYYRLNEVGTICLKLLLEGSTREAASHTVAERYGVGADQVRADIDALIDNLRSADLVKVPRG comes from the coding sequence ATGAATATACAACTTAAGCGCGGTGTGGTGCTCCGCGAGGCTGACGGGCAATCGGTACTCACCGGGGCAGGCCGCCGAGCGGCGTACTACAGGCTCAACGAGGTGGGGACGATCTGCCTCAAGCTGCTTCTCGAGGGCTCGACCCGTGAGGCGGCTTCGCACACTGTCGCTGAACGATACGGCGTCGGGGCGGATCAGGTCCGCGCCGACATCGATGCCCTGATCGACAATCTACGATCTGCAGACCTCGTCAAGGTGCCCCGGGGATGA
- a CDS encoding asparagine synthase-related protein, whose product MVPDIRISDALTQQLSSLGLKPAVFHTSGRPWIFDSDTHAWSQRQISSNAIIASPRPTEEILQSARVSGNGFSSLDALAREIGATSFFLASTPAGVRAQGTLSTQHQFFWAMVGGVPLASNTLTILHSLIGPEIDQVSLALSLMNSRPIQSFAPRTPWKSIAAAEIGSWLHFDGSAPPRSVRWWREPAQDLDASSGPAAVRLALQQTISDSTDGQSMISADLSGGLDSTSLCFLLDTLDKELRTFRTSSLNDANDESRRARHVAEVFGLSLHEFPPLAETSSAFTLEHDEDPASVLQGPLVWAGSHGYLRALVPEVAAQGSATHFTGLGGDELFDMIPGIFRRLRREGRRVALSAAWRLHAQSKSDPRSMFAAVFDQEAYQDYLTRALDCLHGTGVWKARDAYNWFPPVSFPAWMSEQGRELILEAFAEVIDRGLEPLGTDPLGQQVIESISFQGGILRQFDEIFPDIHWQAPFTDQRVVEATLRSPASMRMDDRLDKSLLAAAVSDIAPAGFFTKRGRGDFTTDVYDEHRRQRAELVREFQDSRLVDSGLVEPDMVKSALYEPSSSDVGLFDVESIVVAERWLRSAESLGSLAH is encoded by the coding sequence ATGGTTCCCGACATCCGGATCAGCGACGCCCTGACGCAGCAATTGAGCAGTCTCGGACTCAAGCCGGCGGTCTTCCATACCTCGGGTCGGCCCTGGATCTTCGATTCCGACACTCATGCGTGGTCGCAGAGGCAGATCTCCTCGAATGCCATCATCGCGTCACCTCGACCCACGGAGGAGATCCTCCAGTCCGCTCGCGTATCCGGGAACGGTTTCTCGAGCCTGGACGCTCTCGCTCGAGAGATCGGCGCGACCTCCTTCTTCCTGGCCAGTACTCCTGCGGGAGTTCGTGCCCAGGGCACCTTGAGCACTCAACACCAGTTCTTCTGGGCCATGGTCGGCGGGGTCCCCCTGGCCTCCAATACGCTCACGATCCTGCACAGCCTGATCGGGCCCGAGATCGACCAAGTCTCTCTTGCGCTCTCCCTGATGAACTCTCGACCGATTCAATCCTTCGCTCCCCGCACTCCGTGGAAGTCGATCGCGGCCGCAGAAATCGGCAGCTGGTTGCACTTCGACGGCTCCGCTCCTCCGCGGTCGGTGCGGTGGTGGCGTGAGCCCGCACAGGACCTAGATGCCTCCAGCGGCCCCGCCGCGGTACGGCTCGCTCTGCAGCAGACAATCAGTGATTCGACCGACGGCCAGAGCATGATCAGCGCGGACCTGTCAGGCGGGCTCGACTCCACGAGCCTGTGCTTCCTACTCGACACCCTCGACAAGGAGCTTCGGACATTCCGGACGTCCTCCCTCAACGATGCAAACGATGAGAGCCGGCGCGCCCGGCACGTGGCAGAAGTCTTCGGCCTGAGCCTTCACGAGTTCCCGCCGCTGGCCGAGACGAGTTCAGCGTTCACGCTAGAGCATGACGAGGACCCCGCCTCGGTCCTCCAAGGTCCGCTCGTGTGGGCTGGTTCCCATGGTTACCTGCGCGCGCTGGTCCCAGAAGTGGCAGCCCAGGGCTCGGCGACGCACTTCACCGGGCTCGGCGGTGACGAGCTCTTCGACATGATCCCCGGGATCTTCCGACGCCTGCGGCGCGAGGGTCGGCGCGTCGCTCTGAGCGCCGCATGGCGGCTTCATGCACAGAGCAAATCCGATCCCAGGAGCATGTTCGCAGCTGTCTTCGACCAGGAGGCCTACCAGGACTATCTGACTCGTGCACTCGACTGCCTTCATGGCACCGGCGTCTGGAAAGCCAGAGACGCCTACAACTGGTTTCCGCCAGTGAGCTTCCCGGCTTGGATGAGCGAGCAGGGGCGGGAGCTCATCCTGGAGGCCTTCGCCGAAGTGATCGACCGCGGACTCGAGCCGCTCGGCACGGATCCTCTCGGCCAGCAGGTCATCGAGTCCATTTCCTTCCAGGGTGGGATCCTGCGACAGTTTGACGAGATCTTCCCCGACATCCACTGGCAGGCCCCCTTCACCGATCAGCGCGTCGTCGAAGCCACTCTGCGATCACCGGCGAGCATGCGAATGGACGATCGCCTGGATAAGTCGCTGCTGGCTGCAGCGGTCTCCGACATCGCTCCGGCAGGCTTCTTCACGAAGCGCGGGCGAGGTGACTTCACGACCGACGTCTACGATGAGCACCGACGTCAGCGTGCCGAGCTGGTCCGCGAGTTCCAGGACAGTCGTCTCGTCGATTCCGGGCTGGTAGAACCGGACATGGTGAAGAGCGCCCTGTACGAACCAAGTAGCTCTGACGTCGGCCTATTCGACGTCGAGAGCATCGTTGTCGCCGAGCGCTGGTTGCGCAGTGCCGAATCGCTCGGATCGCTTGCTCATTGA